Sequence from the Clostridium botulinum genome:
TTTTATCTAAAATGCAATTTGATCTAAGTTATTTAAGATTTAAACTTTTATAATTTTCTTATCAATGAAAATTTCAGCTCCAAATATTCCTTTTTATTTAACAAATAGTTACTTGTGTTTAATTAAATTACTTTTAAGTTCTGTTTAAAATCAAAAAAGATGATCTCTGAAAATACAGAAATCATCTTTTTTTTAATTTATTATCTTATTGGCAAATACTAATAAATAATCTATTGTTTAATTTATCTAATTAAACAATTTCCTCATATTAAAAAATAATATTGTACATTATATAATTATTTACCTTGTAAATATCCATCTATAGCTTCTGCTGCTTTTTTACCAGCACCCATCGCAAGTATTACTGTTGCAGCACCTGTGACAGCATCTCCACCTGCATAAACGCCCTCTTTAGTAGTTAATCCATCTTCATCTGCAACTATACATTTCCATTTATTAACATCCAATCCTTCAGTTGTTGAAGATATTAGTGGATTTGGAGATGTTCCAAGTGACATTATTACAGTATCAACATCCATAACAAATTCTGATCCTTCAACCTCAACTGGTCTTCTTCTTCCAGAAGCATCTGGTTCTCCAAGTTCCATTCTTACACATTTCATTCCTTTAACCCATCCATTTTCATCACTTAAGATTTCAGTTGGATTTGTTAAAACGTCAAATATTATTCCTTCTTCTTTAGCATGATGTACTTCTTCTGCTCTTGCTGGAAGTTCAGATTCACTTCTTCTATAAACTATATGAGCTTCTGCACCTAATCTTAAAGCAGTTCTTGCAGCATCCATAGCAACGTTTCCTCCACCAACTATAGCTACCTTTTTACCAGCTCTAACAGGTGTATTATATCCTTCTTTAAAAGCTTTCATTAAGTTAACTCTTGTTAAAAATTCATTTGCAGAGAATACACCATTTGCATTTTCTCCATTTATACCCATAAATTTAGGAAGTCCGGCACCTGATCCAATAAATACTGCATCAAATCCTTCTTCTTTCATTAATTCATCTATTGTTATAGTTCTACCTATAATAACATTAGTTTCAATCTTTACTCCTAATTTCTTAATGTTTTCAATTTCAGCTTTAACAACTTTTTCTTTAGGCAATCTAAATTCAGGTATACCATAAACTAGAACTCCACCTGCTTCATGTAAAGCTTCAAATATAGTAACATCATATCCTCTTTTAGCTAAATCCCCTGCGCAAGTAAGCCCTGCTGGACCACTTCCAATAACAGCAATTTTCTTACCATTTAACGCTTCTGTTTTTGCTAAATCTATATTATTTTTCCTTGACCAATCAGCAGTAAATTTTTCTAATTTACCTATTGCTACTGGTTCACCTTTTATTCCTAATACACACTTTCCTTCACATTGACTTTCTTGTGGACATACTCTGCCACAAACCGCTGGTAATGCACTATATTTAGCTATTTCTTTAGCTGCATTTTCAAAATCTCCATCTTTAGCTTTAGCTATAAATCCAGGAATATCAATTGATACAGGACATCCTTCAACACATTTAGGGTTTTTACATCCTAAACATCTCTTAGCTTCTTTTACAGCTTCTTCTTCATTATATCCTAAACATACTTCTTCAAAGTTCTTAGCTCTTAATTCTGGAGCTTGTTCAGTAACAGGTGTTCTTTTCATTCTATCTTGCATATTCATTATTTATCACCTTTACATCCACAACCACCGTGGCTATGAGTGTCCCCTTCTTCAATCTTTAATTGTGCTCTTCCTTCTTCACTTTTGTACATAGTTTGTCTTCTCATTGATTCATCAAAATCAACTAAATGTCCATCAAATTCTGGTCCATCAACACAAGCAAACTTAACTTCATTTCCAACTGTAACTCTACAAGCACCACACATACCTGTACCATCTACCATAATTGGATTTAAGCTAACAGTTGTTTTAATTCCAAGATCTTTAGTTAAAGCAGCCATAAATTTCATCATTATCATAGGTCCAATAACTACTGCATGATCATATTTATTTCCTTTTTGAACTAAATCATTTAAACAGTCAGTAACTCTACCATTAAATCCGTATGATCCGTCATCAGTTGCTATGTAAAGATTTCCTGCAACTTTTTTCATTTCTTCCTCTAATATTAATAATTCTTTATTTCTTGAACCAACTATAACATCACATTTCATTCCGTTTTCATGCATCCATTTAACTTGAGGATAAACTGGTGCAGCACCAACCCCACCTGCTATGAAAATAATATTTTGTTTCTTTAAATCATCTAAATTTTCATGAACAAATTCACTTGGTTGACCTAATGGTCCAACAAAATCACAAACATAGTCGCCTTCTTCAAAAGTTGCTAATTGTTTAGTTCCTTGTCCAACAGTTTGGAAAACTATTGTTACAGTTCCCTTATCCTTGTTGTAATCTGCTATTGTTAAAGGAATTCTTTCACCCTTTTCATCATTCTTTATAATAATAAATTGACCAGGTTTTGCTGATTTCGCTACTCTTGGAGCTTCTATATCCATTAAAAAGATATTATTTGTAAGCTCTCTTTTACTAACTATCTTATACATCATTTGTCCCCCTATAGTTTTTATCAATTTTAACTGTTTTTACATATGTAATCAATGGTTTCAATATCTATTTATGTTATTTTTTTCATTTTATAGTTTTAAATTACAGACTATTCTTAATAATAACAAAAGCTCTCTAAAGCGAGAGCCATTGCTATATACTAAATTTGAAAATAAACTATAAACAAATTTGTACTACTAAGTTAAATTACCTAGTAAATTTTTTTAATATATAAAGTTCTTCTTAACTTCTAATATTAGAAATTAACTTTAGTTCCATAGAATGTACATCCAAGTAATTTTTCCATTGTCTTATAATCTATTGCTCTAGGACTTGATCCTGTACATGCATCTAATACTGCATTGTGAGCTATAAATTCAACATTAGCCTTAAAGTCTGCTTCTTCAACGCCATATTCTTTCATTGAATGAGGAATATTTAATTTATCATTGAAATCATTTATTAATTTAATTAATGAATCAGTTAATTCTGCATCAGTATTTCCTTCTAATTTTAATGCTCTAGCAATATCTGCATATCTATCTTCACATTCTGCTCTATTATATTCAATTACGTATGGTAAGAATATTGCATTAGCACATCCATGAGGGATATGGAATACAGCTCCTACTTTATGAGCCATAGAGTGAACTATTCCAAGTAATGCATTTGAGAAAGCCATTCCTGCTAAACATTGTGCTTCATGCATTAAGTTTCTAGCTTCTTTATCGCCTTCAAATGATTTAACTAAATTTTCATTTACCATTTCTATTGCTTTAATAGCTAATGGATCTGAGAAGTTTGATCTTAAAGATGCAGTATATGCTTCTATAGCATGAGTTAACGCATCCATTCCAGTATGAGCTACTAATTTAGCTGGCATTGTTTGAGCTAATTCTGGATCAACTATAGCTATATCTGGAGTTATATTAAAATCAGCTAAAGGATATTTTATCTTTGCTTTATAATCTGTTATTACTGAGAATGCTGTAACTTCTGTAGCAGTACCACTTGTTGATGGGATAGCTACGAATTTAGCT
This genomic interval carries:
- a CDS encoding iron-containing alcohol dehydrogenase, encoding MARFTLPRDLYHGEGSLETLKTLKGKKAFVVVGGGSMKRFGFLQKVEDYLKEAGMEVQLFEGVEPDPSVETVMKGAEAMRNFEPDWIVAMGGGSPIDAAKAMWIFYEYPDFTFEQAVVPFGLPDLRQKAKFVAIPSTSGTATEVTAFSVITDYKAKIKYPLADFNITPDIAIVDPELAQTMPAKLVAHTGMDALTHAIEAYTASLRSNFSDPLAIKAIEMVNENLVKSFEGDKEARNLMHEAQCLAGMAFSNALLGIVHSMAHKVGAVFHIPHGCANAIFLPYVIEYNRAECEDRYADIARALKLEGNTDAELTDSLIKLINDFNDKLNIPHSMKEYGVEEADFKANVEFIAHNAVLDACTGSSPRAIDYKTMEKLLGCTFYGTKVNF
- the gltA gene encoding NADPH-dependent glutamate synthase: MNMQDRMKRTPVTEQAPELRAKNFEEVCLGYNEEEAVKEAKRCLGCKNPKCVEGCPVSIDIPGFIAKAKDGDFENAAKEIAKYSALPAVCGRVCPQESQCEGKCVLGIKGEPVAIGKLEKFTADWSRKNNIDLAKTEALNGKKIAVIGSGPAGLTCAGDLAKRGYDVTIFEALHEAGGVLVYGIPEFRLPKEKVVKAEIENIKKLGVKIETNVIIGRTITIDELMKEEGFDAVFIGSGAGLPKFMGINGENANGVFSANEFLTRVNLMKAFKEGYNTPVRAGKKVAIVGGGNVAMDAARTALRLGAEAHIVYRRSESELPARAEEVHHAKEEGIIFDVLTNPTEILSDENGWVKGMKCVRMELGEPDASGRRRPVEVEGSEFVMDVDTVIMSLGTSPNPLISSTTEGLDVNKWKCIVADEDGLTTKEGVYAGGDAVTGAATVILAMGAGKKAAEAIDGYLQGK
- a CDS encoding sulfide/dihydroorotate dehydrogenase-like FAD/NAD-binding protein, producing the protein MYKIVSKRELTNNIFLMDIEAPRVAKSAKPGQFIIIKNDEKGERIPLTIADYNKDKGTVTIVFQTVGQGTKQLATFEEGDYVCDFVGPLGQPSEFVHENLDDLKKQNIIFIAGGVGAAPVYPQVKWMHENGMKCDVIVGSRNKELLILEEEMKKVAGNLYIATDDGSYGFNGRVTDCLNDLVQKGNKYDHAVVIGPMIMMKFMAALTKDLGIKTTVSLNPIMVDGTGMCGACRVTVGNEVKFACVDGPEFDGHLVDFDESMRRQTMYKSEEGRAQLKIEEGDTHSHGGCGCKGDK